A part of Streptomyces sp. NBC_01235 genomic DNA contains:
- a CDS encoding aldo/keto reductase, which produces MEYTQLGRTGLKVSRLVLGTMNFGPQTDEADSHAIMDAALGAGINFFDTANVYGWGENKGRTEEIIGNWFAKGGERRDKVVLATKVYGNMAADGDAWPNHDKLSAVNIRRAVDASLKRLRTDHIDLYQFHHIDRRTPFEEIWQAIDVLVQQGKILYAGSSNFPGYKIAQANEVAARRGSYGLVSEQCLYNLAERRAEMEVVPAAQEYGLGVIPWSPLHGGLLGGVIKKEVEGGRRASGRAADSLANTALRAQVQAYEDLLEKHGVEPGEAALAWLLTRPGVTGPIVGPRTAEQLDSAVRAVELELSEELLAGLDEIFPGPGPSPEAFAW; this is translated from the coding sequence ATGGAGTACACGCAGCTCGGACGCACCGGACTCAAGGTCAGCCGCCTCGTCCTCGGCACCATGAACTTCGGCCCGCAGACCGACGAAGCCGACAGCCACGCGATCATGGACGCGGCGCTCGGCGCGGGCATCAACTTCTTCGACACGGCCAATGTCTATGGGTGGGGCGAGAACAAGGGCCGTACCGAGGAGATCATCGGCAACTGGTTCGCGAAAGGCGGCGAGCGGCGCGACAAGGTCGTCCTCGCCACCAAGGTGTACGGCAACATGGCCGCCGACGGCGACGCCTGGCCGAACCACGACAAGCTCTCCGCCGTCAACATCCGACGGGCCGTCGACGCCAGCCTCAAGCGGCTGCGGACCGACCACATCGACCTCTACCAGTTCCACCACATCGACCGGCGCACTCCCTTCGAGGAGATCTGGCAGGCGATCGACGTGCTGGTGCAGCAGGGGAAGATCCTGTACGCCGGGTCGTCCAACTTCCCGGGCTACAAGATCGCCCAGGCCAACGAGGTCGCCGCCCGGCGCGGGTCGTACGGTCTCGTCAGCGAGCAGTGCCTGTACAACCTCGCCGAGCGGCGCGCCGAGATGGAGGTCGTGCCGGCCGCGCAGGAGTACGGGCTCGGGGTCATCCCGTGGTCGCCGCTGCACGGCGGTCTGCTCGGCGGCGTCATCAAGAAGGAGGTCGAGGGCGGGCGCCGGGCGAGCGGCCGGGCCGCCGACTCCCTCGCCAACACCGCGCTGCGCGCGCAGGTCCAGGCGTACGAGGACCTTCTCGAGAAGCACGGTGTCGAGCCGGGCGAGGCCGCTCTGGCGTGGCTGCTCACCCGGCCCGGGGTGACCGGCCCGATCGTCGGCCCGCGCACCGCCGAGCAGCTCGACTCCGCCGTGCGCGCGGTCGAGCTGGAGCTGAGCGAGGAGCTGCTGGCCGGTCTGGACGAGATCTTCCCCGGCCCGGGGCCGTCCCCGGAGGCCTTCGCCTGGTAG